The following are encoded together in the Synchiropus splendidus isolate RoL2022-P1 chromosome 7, RoL_Sspl_1.0, whole genome shotgun sequence genome:
- the hsd17b3 gene encoding 17-beta-hydroxysteroid dehydrogenase type 3 isoform X2 has product MNSTELFFICLGAAVVIFYGVKALLFTKMLRPTFWFPLPQTFFTSMGEWAVVTGASDGIGREYAFALAERGMNVVIMSRTKEKLNQVAGDIEASTGRRVQVIVADFVKDSIFKEFQVNNVGTLPSLIPCKFLQSADLDQAITRVINCNVKTMVKMCSIVLPGMNSRGRGVIVNVSSGVATFPSPLYSLYAASKVFVERFSQGLQAEYKDKGIIIQAVAPFGVCTQMASYLEPSMVALSPKDFVKCSLQYIRAGDKTYGSISHIVLGGLLQLIPLSILQSELIQHGLQDFLKKKATRKGYRLTSTSEFNYLGTE; this is encoded by the exons ATGAATTCAACGGAATTATTTTTCATATGTCTCGGTGCTGCTGTTGTCATCTTTTATGGAGTTAAGGCTCTTCTCTTCACCAAGATGCTGCGTCCAACATTTTGGTTTCCATTGCCACAGACCTTCTTCACATCCATGGGAGAATGGGCAG TGGTGACCGGGGCGTCAGATGGAATCGGCAGAGAATATGCGTTTGCA CTGGCCGAGCGAGGGATGAATGTGGTGATTATGAGCAGAACCAAAGAGAAGCTCAACCAGGTGGCCGGAGACATTG AGGCCTCTACTGGACGGAGGGTGCAAGTGATTGTTGCAGATTTCGTCAAAGACAGCATCTTCAAAGAATTCCAAG TCAATAACGTGGGCACGCTGCCCTCCCTCATCCCCTGCAAATTTCTCCAGTCTGCAGACCTGGATCAG GCGATAACAAGAGTGATTAACTGCAACGTGAAGACCATGGTGAAG ATGTGCAGCATAGTGCTCCCAGGGATGAACAGCAG GGGAAGAGGAGTGATCGTGAATGTTTCATCTGGAGTAGCCACTTTCCCGTCTCCACTCTACTCTCTCTACGCTGCATCAAAG GTGTTTGTGGAGAGGTTTTCTCAAGGACTTCAAGCTGAGTACAAAGATAAAGGCATAATTATTCAG GCCGTGGCTCCATTCGGAGTGTGCACGCAGATGGCATCGTACCTGGAGCCGAGCATGGTGGCCTTGTCGCCGAAGGATTTTGTAAAATGTTCTCTGCAATACATAAGAGCTGGTGACAAAACGTACGGCAGCATCTCACACATCGTCCTG gGTGGGCTGCTCCAGTTGATCCCTCTGTCGATCCTCCAGTCTGAGCTGATACAACATGGCCTCCAAgattttttgaagaaaaaagcGACACGAAAGGGATACAGGCTCACGTCCACATCAGAATTTAATTATTTGGGAACAGAGTAG
- the hsd17b3 gene encoding 17-beta-hydroxysteroid dehydrogenase type 3 isoform X1 has translation MNSTELFFICLGAAVVIFYGVKALLFTKMLRPTFWFPLPQTFFTSMGEWAVVTGASDGIGREYAFALAERGMNVVIMSRTKEKLNQVAGDIEASTGRRVQVIVADFVKDSIFKEFQGQLRELNVGVLVNNVGTLPSLIPCKFLQSADLDQAITRVINCNVKTMVKMCSIVLPGMNSRGRGVIVNVSSGVATFPSPLYSLYAASKVFVERFSQGLQAEYKDKGIIIQAVAPFGVCTQMASYLEPSMVALSPKDFVKCSLQYIRAGDKTYGSISHIVLGGLLQLIPLSILQSELIQHGLQDFLKKKATRKGYRLTSTSEFNYLGTE, from the exons ATGAATTCAACGGAATTATTTTTCATATGTCTCGGTGCTGCTGTTGTCATCTTTTATGGAGTTAAGGCTCTTCTCTTCACCAAGATGCTGCGTCCAACATTTTGGTTTCCATTGCCACAGACCTTCTTCACATCCATGGGAGAATGGGCAG TGGTGACCGGGGCGTCAGATGGAATCGGCAGAGAATATGCGTTTGCA CTGGCCGAGCGAGGGATGAATGTGGTGATTATGAGCAGAACCAAAGAGAAGCTCAACCAGGTGGCCGGAGACATTG AGGCCTCTACTGGACGGAGGGTGCAAGTGATTGTTGCAGATTTCGTCAAAGACAGCATCTTCAAAGAATTCCAAGGTCAGCTGAGAGAGTTGAACGTCGGAGTTTTGG TCAATAACGTGGGCACGCTGCCCTCCCTCATCCCCTGCAAATTTCTCCAGTCTGCAGACCTGGATCAG GCGATAACAAGAGTGATTAACTGCAACGTGAAGACCATGGTGAAG ATGTGCAGCATAGTGCTCCCAGGGATGAACAGCAG GGGAAGAGGAGTGATCGTGAATGTTTCATCTGGAGTAGCCACTTTCCCGTCTCCACTCTACTCTCTCTACGCTGCATCAAAG GTGTTTGTGGAGAGGTTTTCTCAAGGACTTCAAGCTGAGTACAAAGATAAAGGCATAATTATTCAG GCCGTGGCTCCATTCGGAGTGTGCACGCAGATGGCATCGTACCTGGAGCCGAGCATGGTGGCCTTGTCGCCGAAGGATTTTGTAAAATGTTCTCTGCAATACATAAGAGCTGGTGACAAAACGTACGGCAGCATCTCACACATCGTCCTG gGTGGGCTGCTCCAGTTGATCCCTCTGTCGATCCTCCAGTCTGAGCTGATACAACATGGCCTCCAAgattttttgaagaaaaaagcGACACGAAAGGGATACAGGCTCACGTCCACATCAGAATTTAATTATTTGGGAACAGAGTAG
- the hsd17b3 gene encoding 17-beta-hydroxysteroid dehydrogenase type 3 isoform X3, with translation MNSTELFFICLGAAVVIFYGVKALLFTKMLRPTFWFPLPQTFFTSMGEWAVVTGASDGIGREYAFALAERGMNVVIMSRTKEKLNQVAGDIEASTGRRVQVIVADFVKDSIFKEFQGQLRELNVGVLVNNVGTLPSLIPCKFLQSADLDQAITRVINCNVKTMVKMCSIVLPGMNSRGRGVIVNVSSGVATFPSPLYSLYAASKVFVERFSQGLQAEYKDKGIIIQAVAPFGVCTQMASYLEPSMVALSPKDFVKCSLQYIRAGDKTVGCSS, from the exons ATGAATTCAACGGAATTATTTTTCATATGTCTCGGTGCTGCTGTTGTCATCTTTTATGGAGTTAAGGCTCTTCTCTTCACCAAGATGCTGCGTCCAACATTTTGGTTTCCATTGCCACAGACCTTCTTCACATCCATGGGAGAATGGGCAG TGGTGACCGGGGCGTCAGATGGAATCGGCAGAGAATATGCGTTTGCA CTGGCCGAGCGAGGGATGAATGTGGTGATTATGAGCAGAACCAAAGAGAAGCTCAACCAGGTGGCCGGAGACATTG AGGCCTCTACTGGACGGAGGGTGCAAGTGATTGTTGCAGATTTCGTCAAAGACAGCATCTTCAAAGAATTCCAAGGTCAGCTGAGAGAGTTGAACGTCGGAGTTTTGG TCAATAACGTGGGCACGCTGCCCTCCCTCATCCCCTGCAAATTTCTCCAGTCTGCAGACCTGGATCAG GCGATAACAAGAGTGATTAACTGCAACGTGAAGACCATGGTGAAG ATGTGCAGCATAGTGCTCCCAGGGATGAACAGCAG GGGAAGAGGAGTGATCGTGAATGTTTCATCTGGAGTAGCCACTTTCCCGTCTCCACTCTACTCTCTCTACGCTGCATCAAAG GTGTTTGTGGAGAGGTTTTCTCAAGGACTTCAAGCTGAGTACAAAGATAAAGGCATAATTATTCAG GCCGTGGCTCCATTCGGAGTGTGCACGCAGATGGCATCGTACCTGGAGCCGAGCATGGTGGCCTTGTCGCCGAAGGATTTTGTAAAATGTTCTCTGCAATACATAAGAGCTGGTGACAAAAC gGTGGGCTGCTCCAGTTGA